Proteins found in one Desulfomonilia bacterium genomic segment:
- the larC gene encoding nickel pincer cofactor biosynthesis protein LarC yields MKALIFDPVGGASGDMILASLIELGCPVSHIQDTLELLGLGKPVIRLENKKVNGVSCLKLDFEVRDEETERSWRDIRDMINSSGLAGGIAEKALDIFGILASAEARVHGVATDDVHFHEVGAVDSIFDIVGISAAIDFFKPDEIFTTPLPLSTGTVESRHGTIPVPAPATLLLIEGLPSRMTDIRGELVTPTGAAVIKALAAQAELPGLSIISSGYGCGAKTFPRWPNMFRSILCEASAGNERVYVIESDIDDMIPEDWDAAGDKIREAGAIDLCLVPCIMKEGRPGNILRVLSSVVNLESVCSAMLQHTTTIGVRYYPVERRILERRVFQLDTAYGKIRIKEVVTPDGSLRRKPEYKDMKKISEELNIPVQRIRDEASKMLSSYSKDGGEKK; encoded by the coding sequence ATGAAAGCCCTTATATTTGACCCGGTCGGAGGCGCAAGCGGCGACATGATTCTCGCCAGCCTTATCGAACTGGGCTGCCCGGTAAGCCACATACAGGACACCCTTGAACTTCTCGGCCTTGGAAAACCGGTAATCCGTCTTGAAAACAAAAAGGTAAACGGCGTCTCATGCCTCAAGCTCGATTTTGAAGTCCGTGATGAAGAAACCGAACGCTCATGGAGAGACATCAGGGATATGATAAACTCTTCAGGGCTGGCCGGTGGCATTGCCGAAAAGGCCCTTGATATATTCGGTATACTGGCATCAGCGGAGGCAAGAGTGCACGGGGTGGCGACAGATGATGTACATTTCCATGAGGTAGGTGCCGTTGATTCCATATTCGATATTGTCGGAATCTCAGCCGCAATCGACTTTTTCAAACCTGACGAGATTTTTACAACACCTCTTCCTCTAAGCACGGGAACTGTTGAATCCCGTCACGGCACCATACCTGTTCCGGCGCCTGCAACTCTCCTGCTTATTGAGGGCCTGCCTTCGAGAATGACTGATATCAGGGGCGAGCTGGTCACACCCACCGGCGCCGCCGTAATAAAGGCACTTGCCGCACAGGCTGAACTTCCCGGTCTTTCAATAATATCTTCAGGGTACGGCTGCGGGGCAAAAACCTTCCCCCGCTGGCCCAACATGTTCAGGTCCATTCTTTGCGAGGCATCCGCCGGAAACGAAAGGGTTTATGTCATCGAATCGGATATCGATGATATGATCCCTGAAGACTGGGATGCCGCTGGTGATAAAATAAGAGAGGCCGGAGCAATCGACTTGTGCCTTGTTCCATGCATCATGAAAGAGGGTCGCCCGGGAAATATACTTCGTGTGCTTTCATCAGTGGTCAACCTTGAATCAGTATGTTCCGCTATGCTTCAGCATACGACTACAATCGGAGTCAGATATTATCCGGTAGAGAGAAGAATCCTTGAAAGGCGCGTATTCCAGCTCGATACCGCATACGGAAAAATAAGGATAAAAGAGGTTGTCACACCTGACGGGTCTTTAAGGCGCAAACCTGAATACAAAGACATGAAAAAAATCTCGGAAGAGCTGAACATCCCTGTCCAGAGAATCAGAGACGAAGCTTCGAAAATGCTTTCATCTTACTCAAAAGATGGAGGTGAAAAAAAATGA
- a CDS encoding acetoacetate decarboxylase family protein, translated as MKSIKTLILLGILIITASGCAWQKKNIEATGVFHEFHGIYTMVEPADLDLYRELLPAPLEMPDKPVVSLFVVDYTEVHPWPMTPYLEGAVFLRAKYKGQEGWHCKTMPVNKWVPNKGGRALGFPKYVTKTVSLDPDGDRWKGEVKDKGRLKLLLEFTPGLTRELIPQEAAILEAGPGKALADPVFLFVPPDEGTHFQKVEMVNVVQPLWSASPGMVRITIGPDEPWAGLVAPGAVSPGFFAEFKGAANLVPTKLTEIKKIKQ; from the coding sequence ATGAAGAGCATAAAAACTCTAATCCTGTTGGGCATACTCATAATAACCGCATCAGGCTGTGCATGGCAGAAGAAGAACATTGAGGCCACAGGCGTTTTTCACGAATTTCATGGAATCTATACGATGGTGGAGCCTGCCGACCTCGATCTTTACCGTGAACTGCTCCCCGCTCCTCTGGAAATGCCTGATAAACCTGTGGTGTCGCTGTTCGTAGTGGATTATACCGAAGTCCATCCCTGGCCCATGACACCTTATCTTGAGGGCGCCGTCTTCCTGCGCGCCAAATACAAGGGACAGGAAGGCTGGCACTGCAAGACCATGCCGGTTAACAAATGGGTTCCCAACAAGGGAGGCCGTGCCCTGGGCTTCCCGAAGTATGTTACCAAGACCGTCTCTCTTGACCCCGATGGTGATAGATGGAAGGGCGAAGTCAAGGACAAGGGCCGGCTCAAGCTGTTACTGGAGTTTACACCCGGGCTCACACGCGAACTTATTCCCCAGGAGGCAGCCATATTGGAAGCAGGTCCGGGAAAAGCCCTGGCCGACCCGGTATTCCTGTTCGTACCGCCGGATGAGGGCACTCATTTCCAGAAGGTGGAGATGGTAAACGTGGTTCAGCCTCTCTGGTCTGCATCGCCTGGCATGGTCAGAATCACGATCGGGCCTGATGAGCCCTGGGCAGGCCTGGTTGCACCGGGCGCAGTCTCACCCGGATTCTTCGCAGAGTTCAAGGGTGCAGCCAACCTGGTGCCGACAAAACTGACAGAGATAAAAAAAATAAAACAATGA
- a CDS encoding radical SAM protein yields the protein MRVAIVASPYPLEEAPSPPLGVCYVAAACEEAGADVTILDYIVRKYSPEKLAYEMDAFRPDVIGANSVTMNFKGAAAIMQDAKRHNPDVITMMGGPHVSFDAANTLNKYPEIDLIVIGEGEETLKELLPVIHNRSKWEHVAGIAFRKDGEVIFTGRRELIHDLDTLPKPARHLLPMNRYQALGFPVSIITSRGCPNQCIFCLGRRMVGYKVRYRSPKLVVDEVEEILSYGFTRINIADDLFTSNKDRVRIFCDEIKKRGIKFTWTAFSRVNTVDEEVLSMMKETGCDTVSFGIETGNTEMLKRIKKGITLEQARKAVEACRKTGVTPHASFVIGLPGETHESINDTKTFAESLGIDYGYHLLAPFPGTTIWEETEKFDVEILTDDFDLYDANHAIVKTSALTPKDIENFMNEHLYVHEEIWKEVVRRVNEGISTDYEWLRVVGHRRMNLVFKMLNGDLIEEMGGFDSGNGSIENLSARIAKATDTDPELTFKTLDSLIEKGFIKSSSTPAGTQWFWTFNKFSDYPPEI from the coding sequence ATGAGAGTAGCTATTGTAGCATCACCTTATCCGCTTGAAGAAGCGCCGTCTCCACCTCTCGGCGTTTGTTATGTTGCTGCTGCCTGTGAAGAGGCGGGTGCAGATGTCACGATACTTGATTATATCGTAAGAAAATATTCTCCTGAAAAGCTTGCTTATGAAATGGATGCATTCAGACCTGATGTCATCGGCGCAAATTCCGTGACCATGAATTTCAAGGGTGCGGCTGCAATAATGCAGGATGCGAAAAGGCATAATCCCGATGTGATTACCATGATGGGCGGGCCGCATGTGTCATTTGACGCTGCAAATACGCTCAATAAATATCCCGAGATCGACCTCATCGTGATAGGTGAGGGAGAGGAAACGCTGAAAGAGCTTCTGCCGGTAATCCACAACCGGTCGAAATGGGAGCATGTCGCAGGCATAGCATTCAGAAAGGACGGCGAGGTTATTTTCACCGGCAGGCGCGAACTGATTCATGACCTTGATACGCTTCCTAAACCGGCAAGGCATCTCCTTCCCATGAACCGCTACCAGGCGCTGGGATTTCCTGTCAGCATCATAACCAGCCGCGGCTGTCCGAACCAGTGCATATTCTGCCTTGGAAGGAGAATGGTCGGCTACAAGGTGCGTTACCGGTCTCCGAAACTGGTGGTTGACGAAGTCGAAGAGATCCTTTCCTACGGCTTTACCCGCATCAATATCGCTGACGACTTGTTCACATCGAACAAGGACAGGGTAAGAATATTCTGTGACGAGATAAAAAAGCGCGGTATCAAATTCACATGGACTGCCTTTTCCCGTGTCAACACGGTCGATGAAGAGGTTCTTTCCATGATGAAAGAAACAGGCTGTGACACAGTCAGCTTCGGCATCGAGACCGGCAATACTGAGATGCTCAAGCGAATTAAAAAAGGCATAACGCTCGAGCAGGCGAGAAAGGCGGTCGAGGCCTGCAGGAAGACAGGAGTTACGCCGCATGCGTCTTTTGTCATCGGGCTTCCCGGTGAGACGCATGAAAGCATTAATGATACCAAGACATTCGCGGAAAGCCTAGGCATAGACTATGGCTATCACCTTCTGGCCCCTTTCCCCGGGACGACGATCTGGGAAGAGACCGAGAAGTTCGATGTGGAGATATTGACCGATGATTTTGATCTTTATGATGCGAACCATGCCATCGTAAAAACCTCGGCGCTGACGCCAAAAGATATTGAAAATTTCATGAACGAGCATCTGTATGTACATGAGGAGATATGGAAAGAGGTTGTCCGCCGTGTAAATGAAGGCATTTCAACGGATTACGAATGGCTCAGGGTTGTGGGGCACAGACGCATGAACCTGGTCTTCAAGATGCTTAACGGCGACCTGATTGAAGAGATGGGAGGGTTCGATAGCGGAAACGGCAGCATCGAAAACCTTTCGGCAAGGATTGCAAAAGCGACGGATACTGATCCGGAGCTGACATTCAAGACGCTCGATTCATTGATTGAGAAGGGTTTTATCAAATCGAGCAGCACCCCGGCCGGCACTCAGTGGTTCTGGACTTTCAACAAATTTTCGGACTACCCGCCGGAGATCTAG
- the nusB gene encoding transcription antitermination factor NusB, protein MKVRSRARDAALQYLYQAEVNSRHSRETLDSFLSHFIEDEYVKPYAKNLVAGVLDNLQEIDTLIEKATSNWRVSRMTRTDRNILRIATYELAMREDIPYKVAINEGVELAKRFGSPRCPSFANGVLDKVWLLVSDTVKKTAEEEEDPAE, encoded by the coding sequence ATGAAGGTAAGGTCCAGGGCTAGAGATGCAGCCTTGCAGTATCTTTATCAGGCAGAGGTAAACAGCAGACATTCCAGGGAAACACTGGACAGTTTTCTGTCACATTTCATCGAAGATGAATATGTCAAGCCCTATGCAAAAAACCTTGTAGCAGGCGTTCTCGATAATCTGCAGGAAATCGACACCCTTATTGAAAAGGCGACCTCCAACTGGAGGGTCAGCCGAATGACCCGTACAGATCGTAACATACTCAGGATTGCCACCTATGAACTAGCCATGAGGGAAGATATTCCATACAAGGTTGCAATAAACGAAGGGGTCGAACTTGCAAAGCGCTTTGGTTCGCCCAGATGTCCGTCATTCGCAAACGGCGTTCTTGATAAGGTGTGGCTGCTCGTTTCAGACACCGTAAAGAAAACCGCCGAAGAAGAAGAGGACCCTGCCGAATAA
- a CDS encoding class I SAM-dependent methyltransferase, giving the protein MKINDIPELPVKGFMPHDEGLRLYELAKDASSFGACLEIGSYCGKSALYLGLGCRESSGILFSIDHHRGSEEQQPGQEYHDAELLDDKSGKIDTFRFFRQTLEIAGLEDTVVPIVSKSAVAARMWSTPLSLVFIDGSHAFESALVDYISWSSHIMPGGYLLMHDIFEDPKDGGQAPYEVYKIAAQSGLFRELKRTGSLRVLKRLIPGEIK; this is encoded by the coding sequence ATGAAAATTAATGACATTCCCGAATTGCCCGTTAAAGGATTCATGCCTCATGACGAAGGTCTCAGGCTTTACGAATTAGCAAAGGATGCAAGCAGTTTCGGCGCCTGCCTTGAGATTGGAAGCTATTGCGGCAAGTCTGCACTCTACCTCGGCCTTGGATGCAGGGAAAGTTCAGGCATCCTTTTCTCAATAGACCACCACAGGGGCTCTGAAGAGCAGCAGCCGGGCCAGGAATATCATGACGCGGAACTTCTTGATGATAAATCAGGGAAGATCGACACTTTCAGATTTTTCAGGCAGACACTTGAAATCGCCGGGCTAGAAGACACGGTTGTCCCGATTGTATCGAAATCGGCTGTTGCGGCCCGGATGTGGTCAACACCGCTTTCCCTGGTTTTCATCGACGGTTCACACGCCTTTGAATCCGCCCTTGTCGACTACATATCCTGGTCCTCGCATATCATGCCAGGCGGCTATCTTCTCATGCATGACATATTCGAAGACCCGAAAGACGGCGGACAGGCCCCGTATGAGGTATATAAAATAGCCGCTCAATCAGGCCTCTTCCGTGAACTTAAGAGAACAGGGTCGCTCAGGGTTCTCAAACGGCTTATACCCGGAGAGATTAAATAG
- a CDS encoding bifunctional 3,4-dihydroxy-2-butanone-4-phosphate synthase/GTP cyclohydrolase II, which yields MPSCTIEEAITELKNGRMIILVDDEDRENEGDLTMAAEFITPDAINFMAKHGRGLICLALDHKIVDQLGLELMVKNNKSSFGTGFTVSIEASKGVTTGISAADRATTIKAAIAENAKPSDIVSPGHIFPLRAREGGVLVRTGQTEGSVDLCRMAGLRPGAVICEVMKDDGTMARRNDLEVFAREFGLKICTIADTIAHRMRNEILVREVVRAKMPTIYGNFELVGYENDIDHKDHFAILKGKISPEEPVLVRVHSECLTGDVLGSLRCDCGDQLTSAMEMIEAEGKGVIVYMRQEGRGIGLLNKLKAYHLQEKGMDTVEANVELGFAPDLRDYGIGAQILVSLGVRKMRLMTNNPKKIIGLEGYGLEIVDRVPIEIPPTEMNKRYLKIKKEKMGHILEVV from the coding sequence ATGCCAAGCTGTACAATCGAAGAAGCGATAACCGAACTTAAAAACGGCCGCATGATTATTCTCGTCGATGATGAAGACAGGGAGAATGAGGGCGACCTTACAATGGCGGCTGAATTCATTACGCCGGATGCCATCAATTTCATGGCAAAGCACGGCAGGGGGCTCATATGCCTTGCACTTGACCACAAGATAGTGGACCAGCTCGGCCTCGAACTCATGGTCAAGAACAATAAGAGCTCTTTCGGAACAGGATTCACCGTCTCTATTGAAGCCAGCAAAGGTGTCACCACCGGCATATCAGCCGCAGACAGGGCGACGACAATAAAGGCTGCAATCGCTGAGAATGCAAAGCCGTCTGACATAGTCAGCCCGGGCCACATCTTTCCGCTAAGGGCCCGCGAAGGGGGCGTTCTGGTAAGGACCGGACAGACGGAAGGCTCTGTCGACCTTTGCAGGATGGCAGGTCTGAGGCCGGGCGCTGTCATCTGCGAGGTAATGAAGGACGACGGCACAATGGCCAGAAGGAACGACCTGGAAGTATTTGCCAGAGAGTTCGGTCTGAAGATCTGCACGATAGCTGACACCATCGCACACCGCATGCGCAATGAAATTCTGGTGCGGGAGGTCGTAAGGGCGAAGATGCCTACAATTTACGGGAATTTCGAGCTTGTAGGATATGAAAACGATATCGACCATAAAGACCATTTCGCAATTCTCAAAGGCAAAATCTCCCCTGAAGAGCCTGTTCTGGTAAGGGTTCATTCCGAATGCCTGACCGGAGACGTGCTGGGGTCTCTCAGATGCGACTGCGGTGACCAGTTGACTTCCGCGATGGAAATGATCGAGGCGGAAGGTAAAGGCGTCATCGTCTATATGAGACAGGAAGGCCGCGGCATCGGCCTGCTCAACAAGTTGAAGGCATATCATCTTCAGGAAAAAGGCATGGATACGGTTGAGGCGAATGTCGAGCTGGGGTTCGCACCGGACCTGCGCGATTACGGAATCGGCGCCCAGATACTGGTTTCTCTCGGTGTAAGGAAGATGAGGCTCATGACCAACAACCCTAAAAAGATCATAGGTCTCGAGGGATACGGGCTTGAGATCGTTGACCGTGTGCCCATTGAGATTCCGCCGACCGAGATGAACAAAAGATATCTCAAAATTAAAAAAGAGAAGATGGGTCATATACTGGAGGTGGTTTAA
- a CDS encoding glycoside hydrolase, which yields MKHRFIRQLQLTVFMTFMILSGCNDGAVTINTEKELQTMDGFGASGAWWAQYVGTWDDDVRNHIAKLLFDRTEGIGMSVYRYNIGGGLPAAGIWDTWRQTETFEVSKGVYDWSRDAGGVWFLKQAQAYGVENLLAFVNSPPARMTVSGLTTGQDLPVEGDIDPGAKALIQDIMMTALTPDSIWRSPWSNLRPDMVDDYSAYLVDVLDHLRNHEGIPVGWISPINEPQWAWRGGQEGCHYTPDECMEVMRSLMQAIDASGMPVKISGVESGSWFSADLYLNALMSDPYIAAGLDSFCVHSYGPEIVTPLKKPLACLVKTKCPGTKLWQTEWCEMVGGRDTGMDSALVMADLMHEDLTLGNVASWQLWIAVSKYDFHDGLIYVDENTHSVTETKRLWAMGNFSRFVRPGFVRVPALSSAPGLKTTAFRSADGEKIVLVAINDGTKSLEMRLPVLAEYTKMDAYETSEIHNLDLLFSSGQQNKYIFPGRSITTLVFEKE from the coding sequence ATGAAGCACCGTTTTATCAGGCAGCTGCAATTGACGGTCTTTATGACATTTATGATTTTGTCGGGCTGCAACGATGGAGCAGTAACCATAAATACAGAAAAGGAACTGCAGACCATGGACGGTTTCGGCGCCTCTGGCGCATGGTGGGCCCAATATGTCGGCACGTGGGATGACGATGTCCGCAATCATATTGCAAAACTCCTCTTCGACCGTACCGAAGGCATCGGCATGTCAGTATACAGATACAATATCGGGGGAGGCCTGCCTGCCGCAGGCATATGGGATACCTGGCGCCAGACAGAAACATTCGAGGTATCGAAAGGAGTATATGACTGGTCGCGTGATGCAGGCGGAGTGTGGTTTCTGAAACAGGCCCAAGCATACGGCGTCGAGAACCTTCTGGCCTTCGTCAACAGCCCGCCTGCCCGCATGACGGTATCGGGACTGACTACAGGACAGGACCTCCCGGTAGAGGGAGATATCGACCCCGGGGCAAAGGCACTGATACAGGACATCATGATGACAGCATTAACCCCAGACTCGATATGGCGCAGCCCCTGGTCAAACCTGCGTCCTGACATGGTGGATGACTATTCCGCATATCTCGTGGATGTTCTTGATCATCTCAGAAACCATGAAGGAATCCCCGTAGGATGGATAAGCCCCATCAATGAGCCTCAATGGGCCTGGCGGGGCGGACAGGAAGGCTGCCACTACACGCCTGATGAGTGCATGGAGGTCATGCGCTCGCTCATGCAGGCGATAGATGCCTCAGGCATGCCTGTAAAAATAAGCGGTGTCGAGTCCGGCTCCTGGTTCTCAGCCGATTTGTACCTGAACGCTCTTATGTCCGACCCTTATATTGCTGCCGGATTAGACAGCTTTTGCGTCCATTCGTACGGACCGGAAATCGTCACTCCTTTGAAAAAGCCGCTTGCCTGCCTGGTAAAAACAAAGTGTCCAGGGACAAAGCTCTGGCAGACGGAATGGTGCGAGATGGTTGGCGGCCGCGACACAGGCATGGATTCCGCCCTTGTCATGGCAGATCTGATGCACGAAGACCTGACTTTAGGCAATGTAGCATCATGGCAGCTCTGGATAGCGGTCTCAAAATACGACTTCCATGACGGCCTGATATATGTCGATGAGAACACGCATTCAGTGACCGAGACCAAGCGCCTCTGGGCAATGGGAAACTTCAGCAGGTTTGTGAGGCCGGGCTTTGTGCGTGTACCGGCCCTTTCCAGTGCCCCCGGCCTCAAAACGACGGCCTTCCGCTCAGCCGACGGGGAAAAAATAGTGCTTGTTGCAATCAATGATGGAACCAAATCTCTTGAGATGCGGCTGCCGGTGCTTGCAGAATATACAAAAATGGATGCATACGAAACTTCGGAAATCCATAATCTGGATCTGCTTTTCAGTTCCGGCCAGCAGAATAAATATATTTTCCCCGGAAGGAGCATCACAACACTTGTCTTTGAAAAAGAATGA
- the ribE gene encoding 6,7-dimethyl-8-ribityllumazine synthase, whose product MAKTIEGKLLGAGRKVAIVASRFNEFITARLIDGALDALARHGVNPKDITIYRVPGSFEIPPVAKKVALNGSVDGVICLGAVIRGSTPHFDYISAEVSKGIAHVSMEANVPVIFGVLTTDTIEQAVERAGTKAGNKGFDAAMSLLEMMDLYSQV is encoded by the coding sequence ATGGCAAAGACTATTGAAGGAAAACTCCTTGGTGCAGGCCGTAAAGTGGCGATAGTAGCAAGCAGGTTCAACGAATTCATTACCGCACGCCTTATAGACGGTGCGCTTGACGCACTTGCCAGACATGGGGTGAACCCGAAGGACATAACCATTTATCGCGTTCCTGGTTCATTCGAGATTCCGCCTGTGGCAAAGAAGGTCGCTTTGAACGGCAGCGTTGACGGCGTCATATGCCTTGGTGCCGTAATCAGGGGTTCCACCCCGCATTTTGACTACATTTCGGCAGAGGTATCCAAGGGAATCGCCCATGTCTCCATGGAAGCAAACGTTCCGGTCATATTCGGGGTGCTTACTACGGATACAATCGAACAGGCTGTCGAGCGTGCAGGAACGAAAGCAGGAAACAAGGGGTTCGATGCAGCAATGTCGCTTCTCGAGATGATGGACCTTTACTCTCAGGTCTGA
- the ribD gene encoding bifunctional diaminohydroxyphosphoribosylaminopyrimidine deaminase/5-amino-6-(5-phosphoribosylamino)uracil reductase RibD, translating to MDTTGIKTMDMDDLTYMKKAIELGYKGLGRTAPNPPVGAVIVKNGRIIGGGFHPRAGMPHAEIYALNSCSEDPAGATLYVTLEPCCHHGKTPPCTDAIIKAGIKRVVYAVDDPNPIVSCRSGKSLENEGISVSSGVCGHEAGKLIEWYSKWMRTGLPFVTLKAATTLDGFIAASNGNSKWISSEESRKRVHEMRNRMDAVLVGIGTVITDNPQLTSRIEGARDPLRVIIDRDFVIPAGSKCLGEKCMVITASDKDRDEISDTGTKIIRSGLNNDGFFDWNDILKIPGAMGLHSVLVEGGSAVISSLLKASIADKIILFIAPKILGSGVKLVSWDKTSSIDDALGLMIEDVQTISGDIMIEARIRG from the coding sequence ATGGACACAACTGGTATAAAGACCATGGATATGGACGATTTGACATACATGAAAAAGGCCATCGAGCTGGGATATAAAGGTCTGGGCAGGACTGCGCCGAATCCGCCGGTAGGGGCTGTCATCGTAAAAAACGGCAGGATTATCGGCGGGGGATTCCACCCAAGGGCAGGAATGCCTCATGCAGAGATTTATGCACTGAATTCGTGTTCCGAAGACCCGGCCGGGGCCACCCTGTATGTAACACTCGAACCGTGCTGTCATCACGGCAAGACTCCGCCCTGTACAGACGCAATAATAAAAGCCGGGATAAAGCGGGTCGTATACGCCGTTGACGATCCCAACCCCATTGTTTCCTGCCGCAGCGGTAAATCCCTGGAAAATGAGGGCATCTCGGTATCATCCGGGGTATGCGGCCATGAGGCCGGCAAGCTAATTGAATGGTATTCGAAATGGATGAGAACCGGCCTTCCCTTTGTGACCTTAAAAGCGGCCACCACACTAGACGGCTTCATCGCTGCATCAAACGGAAACTCCAAATGGATAAGCTCTGAAGAATCAAGAAAAAGGGTCCATGAAATGAGGAACAGGATGGATGCGGTTCTTGTGGGAATCGGAACTGTCATCACGGATAACCCTCAACTCACATCCAGGATTGAAGGGGCCCGCGACCCGCTTCGCGTGATAATAGACAGGGATTTTGTAATACCGGCCGGCTCGAAATGCCTGGGTGAAAAATGCATGGTTATAACAGCATCTGATAAAGACCGGGACGAGATATCAGATACCGGGACGAAAATTATCCGTTCCGGATTGAATAATGACGGTTTCTTTGACTGGAATGATATCCTTAAAATTCCTGGCGCTATGGGCCTGCACTCTGTCCTTGTCGAAGGCGGCAGCGCAGTTATTTCAAGCCTGCTTAAGGCATCCATCGCAGATAAAATCATTCTTTTCATTGCGCCTAAAATCCTGGGCTCGGGGGTCAAGCTTGTATCATGGGATAAAACTTCAAGCATTGATGATGCGCTTGGCCTTATGATAGAAGACGTTCAGACAATAAGCGGTGATATCATGATTGAAGCCCGCATAAGAGGATAA
- a CDS encoding riboflavin synthase gives MFTGIIESVGTVTGIKPYSSGFVIEVDSGLDLSGDAVGDSIAVDGICLTATKIAQSKFTATASRETVTRSTLGSLKTGSKVNIERALTLSTRLGGHIVLGHVDCVARIREKRISGESIRFSIELDKSYSKYVIEKGSIAVDGISLTINSISSDAFELNIIPFTLESTSLTLKTSGDRVNLEFDVIGKYVQRMIENKGGATLGDLLKQNGFI, from the coding sequence ATGTTTACCGGAATTATCGAATCCGTCGGAACCGTTACCGGAATAAAGCCATATTCAAGCGGCTTTGTTATTGAAGTGGATTCCGGGCTCGACCTTTCAGGAGATGCAGTCGGAGACAGCATTGCTGTTGACGGCATCTGCCTGACTGCAACTAAAATTGCACAATCGAAATTCACAGCCACAGCCTCGAGGGAAACCGTCACGCGTTCGACTCTGGGCAGCCTTAAAACCGGTTCAAAGGTCAATATCGAACGCGCCCTCACCCTGTCAACACGCCTTGGAGGCCATATCGTACTCGGCCACGTCGATTGTGTGGCACGCATCAGGGAGAAAAGAATCTCAGGCGAATCCATCCGCTTCAGTATCGAACTCGACAAGTCATATTCAAAATATGTGATTGAAAAAGGTTCGATTGCGGTTGACGGAATATCGCTTACAATAAACAGCATTTCAAGTGATGCGTTCGAACTCAACATCATACCATTCACGCTCGAATCCACTTCCTTGACACTCAAAACCTCAGGTGATAGGGTAAACCTCGAATTTGACGTAATCGGCAAGTATGTTCAAAGAATGATTGAAAACAAGGGCGGCGCAACTCTGGGCGATCTCTTGAAACAAAACGGTTTTATCTGA
- the larB gene encoding nickel pincer cofactor biosynthesis protein LarB: MKDILDKYKSGLIDDAQAKEMIMKIFYERGEEFMLDMHRQERLGFPEVVFAEGKSTEQVLDIVERMLPQSQPVLISNVSDTQTSAIEAKFSSLPIQKAGRMMTVGAMPEDKSLGTVGVITAGTSDIPFAKECILILEATGAKTLAYFDAGVAGIHRPFLSLNDVKDAEVLIILAGMEGALPTLIASVTDRPVIAVPTPVGYGIGGGGIGAMISMLQSCSPGVVTVNISNTIGASAAAIRILRTLKHSFEKKTRSR, from the coding sequence ATGAAAGACATACTGGATAAGTACAAATCAGGCCTGATCGATGATGCACAGGCCAAAGAAATGATAATGAAAATCTTCTATGAGCGCGGCGAGGAATTCATGCTGGACATGCACAGACAGGAAAGGCTGGGTTTCCCCGAGGTGGTGTTTGCAGAAGGAAAATCCACCGAACAGGTGCTTGATATTGTCGAAAGGATGCTTCCACAATCCCAGCCGGTGCTCATATCAAATGTCTCTGACACCCAGACGTCTGCAATAGAGGCGAAGTTTTCTTCACTTCCGATTCAAAAAGCGGGAAGGATGATGACGGTAGGCGCAATGCCCGAAGATAAATCACTCGGCACAGTAGGCGTCATAACCGCCGGAACCTCTGATATTCCTTTTGCAAAGGAATGTATTCTCATTCTTGAAGCCACCGGCGCAAAGACCCTTGCCTATTTCGATGCGGGTGTTGCAGGGATTCACCGCCCGTTTTTGAGCCTGAACGATGTGAAGGACGCTGAAGTCCTTATAATCCTTGCAGGCATGGAAGGGGCGCTGCCGACGCTAATTGCATCGGTCACGGACAGGCCTGTGATTGCAGTGCCCACCCCTGTGGGTTACGGCATAGGCGGCGGCGGAATCGGCGCCATGATATCCATGCTGCAGTCCTGCTCTCCTGGTGTCGTAACGGTCAATATAAGTAATACCATCGGCGCCTCCGCAGCAGCGATAAGGATACTCAGAACCTTAAAACACTCTTTTGAGAAAAAAACCCGCAGCAGATAA